The following are encoded together in the Mycosarcoma maydis chromosome 4, whole genome shotgun sequence genome:
- a CDS encoding RNA methylation protein TRM112 (related to TRM112 - subunit of tRNA methyltransferase complex), producing MRLLTHNLLACHAKACATTSNNFPLILKDVQLELIEAEPNEIFIKGFLPKLDWPALVKTARSLGDTTLPDQGPDPSKPLEDEALIKLLHHVLLEIHVVEGQMICPNCSHIYQIRSGIPNMLLAEHEIGK from the exons ATGAGGCTGCTAACACATAATCTGCTCGCGTGCCACGCAAAAGCATGCGCAACCACATCGAACAACTTCCCTCTTATTCTGAAAGACGTTCAGCTCGAACTCATCGAGGCGGAACCGAACGAAATATTCATCAAGGGCTTCCTCCCTAAACTTGATTGGCCAGCCCTTGTCAAGACAGCGAGGAGTTTGGGCGATACGACTTTGCCAGACCAGGGACCGGATCCTTCCAAGCCAttggaagacgaggcgCTCATCAAGTTGTTACATCATGTATTGCTCGAG ATTCACGTGGTGGAAGGTCAAATGATCTGTCCAAACTGCTCGCACATCTACCAGATCCGAAGTGGTATTCCAAATAtgctgctggctgagcACGAGATTGGCAAGTGA
- a CDS encoding putative vacuolar protein sorting/targeting protein, whose amino-acid sequence MASFFSFSSPVDVDVRLEDEDARKQVEIKMDKAGKEKCPIYFDGESVKGSVSVRVRDGKKLVHEGIKIEFVGSIEMFYDRGNHYEFLSLVQELASPGEMRAAQNFEFEFKNVEKQYESYNGINVKLRYYIRVTISRRLTDVVKERDIWVHSYRMPPDSNNAIKMEVGIEDCLHIEFEYNKSKYHLKDVIVGKIYFLLVRIKIKHMELSIIRRETTGAAPNQYNESETITKFEIMDGAPVRGETIPIRLFLGGFELTPTFRDVNKKFSTRYYLNLVLIDEENRRYFKQQEITVFRIPEN is encoded by the exons ATGGCGTcgttcttctccttctcctcgccggtcgatgtcgacgtGCGGTtggaagacgaagatgcGCGAAAAcaggtcgagatcaagatggaCAAGGCGGGCAAGGAAAAGTGTCCCATCTACTTTGATGGGGAAAGTGTGAAAGGATCG GTATCGGTGCGCGTACGCGATGGCAAGAAACTTGTACATGAGGGTATCAAGATCGAGTTTGTTGGCAGTATAG AAATGTTCTACGACCGCGGCAACCACTACGAATTCCTCTCGCTCGTACAGGAGCTCGCATCACCGGGAGAGATGAGGGCAGCACAAAACTTTGAATTCGAGTTCAAAAACGTCGAAAAGCAGTATGAAAGCTATAACGGCATCAATGTCAAGTTGAG GTATTATATTCGGGTCACGATATCAAGACGCTTGACCGATGTGGTCAAGGAACGCGATATCTGGGTCCACTCGTATCGCATGCCACCAGACTCGAAcaacgccatcaagatggaAGTCGGTATCGAGGATTGTTTGCACATCGAGTTTGAGTACAACAAGTCAAA ATATCACCTGAAAGACGTCATTGTGGGCAAGATCTATTTCCTTCTCGTTCGAATCAAAATCAAGCACATGGAACTATCGATCATTCGACGCGAAACCACTGGCGCGGCGCCGAACCAGTACAACGAATCCGAGACCATCACCAAGTTCGAAATCATGGACGGTGCTCCCGTGCGAGGCGAGACTATTCCCATTCGTCTCTTCTTAGGTGGATTCGAACTGACTCCTACGTTCCGAGATGTCAACAAAAAGTTCAGCACGAGGTATTACCTGAATTTGGTGttgatcgacgaggagaaCAGGAGGTACTTTAAGCAACAGGAAATCACGGTGTTTAGAATCCCCGAAAACTAG